One genomic segment of Rhizorhabdus phycosphaerae includes these proteins:
- a CDS encoding sensor histidine kinase, which produces MRGLVDLQRSDMSRLAALSDYQILDTPPEQNFDDIVQLAAQLCGTPISLVSLVETDRQWFKARVGLEQRETPIDQSVCRLGLDSAELLIIPDLMADPRTAGNSLVNVADGVRFYAGAPLIAPHGEVLGMLCVIDRTPRPQGLTPEQKGMLATLARQVIAQLELRRAMLRRMEEDIERRQLNELLTERLNQTLAMIHGLASQTLRNVPSRGPVESFQNRLDALTEAHELLQRRKWADADMRTVVANSLSRHASSDRFMASGPSVPLAPKGAITTAMLLHELGSNAVKYGALSVPSGTVRVGWAVSGEGDDAVLRLGWAELGGPAAITPSHRSFGAKLISMGLGGGGAVSEDFGEAGYCASFEAPLSHLQKE; this is translated from the coding sequence ATGCGTGGCCTGGTTGACCTCCAGCGCTCCGACATGTCGCGATTGGCGGCCCTGTCGGATTATCAGATCCTCGACACGCCGCCCGAGCAGAATTTCGACGACATCGTCCAGCTGGCTGCGCAATTATGCGGCACGCCGATTTCGCTGGTGAGCCTGGTCGAGACCGATCGTCAATGGTTCAAGGCGCGCGTCGGCCTCGAGCAGCGGGAAACACCGATCGATCAGTCGGTCTGCAGACTTGGTCTCGACAGCGCCGAGTTGCTGATCATCCCCGATCTGATGGCCGACCCGCGAACGGCGGGTAACAGTCTCGTGAATGTCGCGGACGGTGTGCGCTTTTATGCCGGGGCGCCGTTGATCGCGCCGCATGGCGAGGTGCTGGGCATGCTGTGCGTGATCGATCGCACGCCTCGGCCGCAGGGGCTGACGCCCGAGCAGAAGGGCATGCTGGCCACGCTTGCCCGCCAGGTGATCGCACAGCTCGAGCTGCGCCGCGCCATGCTGCGGCGCATGGAAGAGGACATCGAGCGGCGACAGCTCAACGAATTGCTGACCGAGCGGTTGAATCAGACGCTGGCGATGATCCATGGCCTCGCCAGCCAGACCCTTCGAAACGTGCCCAGCCGGGGTCCGGTGGAGTCCTTCCAGAATCGCCTGGATGCGCTGACCGAAGCGCATGAGTTGCTTCAGCGGCGGAAATGGGCAGACGCCGACATGCGGACCGTCGTTGCGAACAGCCTGTCACGCCACGCCTCTTCCGATCGGTTCATGGCTTCGGGCCCCTCTGTGCCGCTGGCTCCCAAAGGGGCAATCACGACCGCGATGCTGCTCCACGAACTGGGTAGTAACGCTGTGAAATATGGCGCGCTGTCCGTCCCTAGCGGCACGGTGCGGGTCGGCTGGGCTGTGTCGGGCGAAGGTGATGACGCTGTCCTCAGGCTGGGCTGGGCCGAGCTCGGAGGGCCGGCGGCCATCACCCCATCGCACCGCAGCTTCGGAGCCAAGCTTATCTCAATGGGGCTTGGCGGGGGCGGGGCCGTGAGCGAGGATTTTGGCGAAGCAGGCTATTGCGCTTCATTCGAGGCCCCTCTCTCCCATCTCCAGAAGGAGTGA
- a CDS encoding fatty acyl-CoA synthetase gives MLRRSAARHGSKAALVFGDQCWSYSTFDTIVDELAAGLDDLGVTKGDRVAILARNSNAFLAIRFAVARIGAVLVPVNVMLGASDIAYILDHSGARFLFADASLVELGRQAAAGGRIEGFFLVEGEGAEATGAIARWSSLRIPGATIDDRADADDLLQIIYTSGTESRPKGAMLSHAAVLWQYQSCLFDCDWTTDTVILHALPLFHCAALDAMAGPALQAGATSIISASAAPEQVIPLVEQHRVTAFFAPPTVWISLLRSPLFEAHDISSLAKGYYGASIMPVAVIEELSERIPGLRLWNLYGQTEIAPVATVLRPEDHATRRGSAGRPTLHVQTRVVDDEMRDVGPGEVGEIVHRSPQLLSGYWRQPELSETVFAGGWFHSGDLATIDEDGFITVVDRKKDMIKTGGENVSSREVEEAIYAHPHVSEVAVIGLPDPRWIEAVTAFVVVRSGTTPSVEALETHCAQRLSGFKRPKRFVFVDDLPRNASGKILKRNLREMAAE, from the coding sequence ATGCTGCGGCGTTCGGCCGCGCGGCACGGATCCAAGGCGGCACTCGTCTTCGGCGACCAGTGCTGGAGCTATTCGACTTTCGATACCATCGTCGACGAACTGGCCGCAGGGCTCGACGACCTCGGCGTCACTAAGGGCGATCGCGTCGCGATCCTCGCACGGAACAGCAACGCCTTTCTGGCGATCCGTTTCGCGGTGGCGCGGATCGGCGCGGTGCTGGTGCCGGTCAACGTCATGCTGGGCGCATCCGACATCGCCTATATTCTCGACCATTCGGGCGCGCGCTTCCTGTTCGCCGACGCGTCGCTGGTCGAGCTCGGCCGACAGGCGGCAGCCGGCGGTCGGATCGAAGGCTTCTTCCTCGTCGAGGGTGAAGGCGCCGAAGCCACGGGCGCCATCGCGCGGTGGAGCAGCCTGCGCATTCCCGGCGCCACGATCGATGATCGCGCCGACGCCGACGACCTGCTGCAGATCATCTACACGAGCGGGACCGAAAGCCGGCCCAAGGGCGCAATGCTGAGCCATGCCGCCGTCCTCTGGCAATATCAGAGCTGCCTGTTCGATTGCGACTGGACCACCGACACCGTCATCCTCCACGCCCTGCCGCTGTTTCACTGCGCCGCCCTCGACGCGATGGCCGGGCCCGCCCTGCAGGCCGGTGCCACCAGCATCATCAGCGCTTCCGCCGCCCCCGAGCAGGTCATCCCGCTGGTCGAACAACACCGCGTCACCGCCTTCTTCGCGCCGCCGACAGTCTGGATTTCCCTGCTGCGCTCGCCGCTATTCGAGGCGCACGACATCTCTTCTCTCGCCAAGGGCTATTATGGCGCGTCGATCATGCCGGTCGCGGTGATCGAGGAACTCTCCGAGCGCATCCCCGGGCTGCGCCTGTGGAACCTCTACGGCCAGACCGAGATCGCACCAGTCGCGACCGTGCTGCGGCCCGAGGATCACGCGACGCGGCGCGGTTCGGCCGGACGCCCGACTCTTCACGTCCAGACACGCGTCGTCGACGACGAGATGCGCGACGTCGGCCCCGGTGAGGTGGGCGAGATCGTCCACCGATCCCCGCAGCTGCTATCGGGCTATTGGCGCCAGCCCGAGCTGTCCGAGACCGTCTTTGCCGGCGGCTGGTTTCACAGCGGGGATCTGGCGACGATCGACGAGGACGGTTTCATCACCGTCGTCGACCGCAAGAAGGACATGATCAAGACCGGCGGCGAGAATGTCTCTTCGCGCGAGGTCGAGGAGGCGATCTACGCCCACCCGCATGTTTCCGAGGTCGCGGTCATCGGCCTGCCCGACCCGCGCTGGATCGAGGCCGTGACGGCTTTCGTCGTGGTGCGCTCGGGAACGACACCGAGCGTCGAGGCGCTGGAAACGCATTGCGCGCAGAGGCTTTCCGGGTTCAAGCGACCCAAGCGCTTCGTCTTCGTCGACGATCTGCCGCGCAACGCCAGCGGCAAGATATTGAAGCGCAACCTGCGTGAGATGGCGGCCGAGTGA
- a CDS encoding DUF3482 domain-containing protein, which translates to MTALTKSRIALCAIPAMLALSACQSSNPTERGLARGAAIGAAGGAALGAVVGGVGVGEGAAIGAAAGGAIGALTAKNRRYYRDRRGDCYYKDGGRRYYVDRNRC; encoded by the coding sequence ATGACCGCGCTTACCAAATCCCGTATCGCGCTGTGCGCTATTCCAGCGATGCTTGCCCTGTCCGCCTGCCAGTCGAGCAATCCCACCGAACGCGGCCTGGCGCGTGGCGCGGCGATCGGTGCGGCCGGCGGTGCGGCACTCGGAGCGGTCGTGGGCGGCGTCGGCGTCGGTGAAGGCGCTGCGATCGGCGCTGCCGCTGGTGGCGCGATCGGCGCGCTGACCGCCAAGAACCGCCGCTATTATCGCGACCGCCGCGGCGATTGCTATTATAAGGACGGTGGCCGCCGCTACTACGTCGATCGCAACCGCTGCTGA
- a CDS encoding LysR family transcriptional regulator has translation MSDWEGLEEIVAIADTGSFVGAARRLNVSPSQVSRIVQRLEARLKAELFERTTRSVRPTELGRMLVDQSRRIIDERDEALSMARGESEMQGALKLTCSTALGERFAAPIVGRFIRAHPRISVTLELTNRVVDLVAEGFDIGIRTGHPVDQRLDARQIGARSLVVCAAPAYLSHRTPPKSPSDLEAHDCLIGTSGVWHFSEKGTRRTWVPTGRFRCNSGTALVSAALDGLGLCQLPEFYVRDHLATGRLVRLLDGYLDAPEPIWAVYPHRRHALPKVQAMLAALETELSVEMASGAADQTP, from the coding sequence ATGTCGGACTGGGAGGGGCTGGAGGAAATCGTGGCGATCGCCGACACGGGAAGCTTCGTCGGCGCCGCCCGCAGGCTGAACGTCTCGCCGTCACAGGTGAGCCGGATCGTCCAGCGTCTCGAGGCGCGGCTGAAGGCAGAGCTGTTCGAACGCACCACGCGATCGGTGCGTCCCACCGAGCTTGGCCGGATGCTGGTCGACCAGAGCCGTCGCATCATCGATGAACGCGACGAAGCGCTGTCGATGGCGCGGGGCGAGAGCGAGATGCAGGGGGCGCTGAAGCTCACCTGCTCGACGGCCCTGGGCGAGCGTTTCGCGGCGCCGATCGTCGGTCGCTTCATCCGGGCGCATCCGCGCATTTCGGTGACGCTCGAACTGACCAACCGGGTCGTCGATCTCGTTGCCGAGGGCTTCGACATCGGCATACGAACGGGGCATCCGGTCGACCAGCGGCTCGATGCGCGTCAGATCGGCGCCCGATCGCTTGTCGTCTGTGCCGCACCTGCCTATTTGTCGCACAGGACTCCGCCGAAATCGCCATCCGACCTCGAGGCGCATGACTGCCTGATCGGTACGAGCGGAGTTTGGCATTTCAGCGAAAAGGGCACTCGGCGGACATGGGTGCCCACGGGCCGGTTTCGGTGCAACAGCGGTACCGCGCTTGTCTCGGCGGCACTGGATGGGCTCGGCTTATGCCAGCTTCCCGAGTTCTACGTCCGCGATCATCTTGCGACCGGGCGTCTCGTGCGGCTTCTAGATGGCTATCTCGATGCGCCGGAACCGATTTGGGCGGTCTACCCGCATAGGCGGCATGCTCTACCCAAGGTGCAGGCGATGCTCGCCGCCCTGGAAACCGAACTGAGCGTAGAAATGGCTTCCGGGGCGGCGGATCAGACGCCGTGA
- a CDS encoding S-(hydroxymethyl)glutathione dehydrogenase/class III alcohol dehydrogenase codes for MKTRAAVAFEAKKPLEIVEVDLEGPKAGEVLVEIMATGICHTDAYTLDGFDSEGIFPSILGHEGAGVVREVGPGVTSVKPGDHVIPLYTPECRQCKSCLSGKTNLCTAIRATQGKGLMPDGTSRFSYKGQPIFHYMGCSTFSNFTVLPEIAVAKIREDAPFQTSCYIGCGVTTGVGAVINTAKVQVGDNVVVFGLGGIGLNVIQGAKLAGAGKIIGVDINPDREEWGRRFGMTAFLNSKGMSREDVVAKVVEMTDGGADYTFDATGNTEVMRTALEACHRGWGTSIIIGVAEAGKEIATRPFQLVTGRNWRGTAFGGAKGRTDVPKIVDMYMTGKIEIDPMITHVMGLEEINTAFDLMHAGKSIRSVVVF; via the coding sequence ATGAAGACCCGTGCCGCCGTCGCGTTCGAAGCCAAGAAGCCTTTGGAAATCGTCGAGGTCGATCTCGAAGGACCGAAGGCGGGCGAAGTTCTGGTGGAAATCATGGCGACGGGCATCTGCCACACCGACGCCTACACGCTCGACGGCTTCGACAGCGAGGGCATCTTCCCCTCGATCCTGGGCCATGAGGGCGCGGGCGTGGTGCGCGAAGTCGGGCCGGGCGTGACCAGCGTGAAGCCGGGCGACCATGTGATCCCGCTCTACACGCCCGAATGCCGCCAGTGCAAAAGCTGCCTCAGCGGCAAGACCAACCTGTGCACGGCGATCCGCGCGACCCAGGGCAAGGGCCTGATGCCCGACGGCACCAGCCGCTTCAGCTACAAGGGCCAGCCGATCTTCCACTATATGGGCTGCTCGACCTTCTCCAACTTCACCGTCCTGCCCGAGATCGCGGTCGCCAAGATCCGCGAGGACGCGCCGTTCCAGACGAGCTGCTACATCGGCTGCGGCGTTACCACGGGCGTCGGCGCGGTGATCAACACCGCCAAGGTGCAGGTCGGCGACAACGTCGTGGTCTTCGGTCTCGGTGGCATCGGCCTCAACGTGATCCAGGGCGCGAAGCTGGCGGGCGCGGGCAAGATCATCGGCGTCGACATCAACCCCGACCGCGAGGAATGGGGCCGCCGGTTCGGCATGACCGCCTTCCTCAACAGCAAGGGCATGAGCCGCGAGGACGTCGTCGCCAAGGTCGTGGAGATGACCGACGGCGGCGCCGACTACACCTTCGACGCCACCGGTAATACCGAAGTGATGCGCACCGCGCTCGAAGCCTGCCACCGCGGCTGGGGAACGTCGATCATCATCGGCGTGGCCGAAGCCGGCAAGGAGATCGCCACCCGCCCCTTCCAGCTGGTGACCGGCCGCAACTGGCGCGGTACGGCCTTCGGCGGCGCCAAGGGCCGCACCGACGTGCCGAAGATCGTCGACATGTACATGACCGGCAAGATCGAGATCGATCCGATGATCACCCACGTCATGGGCCTCGAGGAGATCAACACCGCGTTCGACCTGATGCACGCGGGCAAGTCGATCCGCTCGGTCGTCGTTTTCTGA
- the fghA gene encoding S-formylglutathione hydrolase, giving the protein METLSTNRAFGGVQGVYRHASSATGTDMTFSVYVPPHEPGARLPVVWYLSGLTCTHANVTEKGEFRRACAELGLIFVAPDTSPRGEGVADDPAGAYDFGLGAGFYVDATEPPFAPHYRMWSYVTEELPALIAAHFPADMARQAITGHSMGGHGALTIGLTFPERFRSISAFAPIVAPSQVPWGQKALPGYLGNDRAAWRRHDAVALIEDGARVAELLVDQGEADGFLADQLKPELLAAACADAGIDLTLRLQPGYDHSYYFISSFMDDHLRWHAARLA; this is encoded by the coding sequence ATCGAGACCCTTTCGACCAACCGGGCCTTTGGCGGCGTGCAGGGCGTCTATCGCCATGCATCGTCCGCCACGGGCACCGACATGACCTTCTCGGTCTATGTTCCGCCGCACGAACCGGGCGCGCGCCTGCCGGTCGTCTGGTATCTGTCGGGGCTCACCTGCACCCATGCCAATGTAACGGAGAAGGGTGAGTTCCGCCGGGCCTGCGCCGAGCTCGGCCTGATCTTCGTCGCACCAGACACGAGCCCGCGCGGCGAGGGCGTGGCCGACGATCCCGCCGGCGCCTATGATTTCGGACTGGGCGCGGGCTTTTATGTCGACGCCACCGAGCCGCCCTTCGCGCCGCATTATCGGATGTGGAGCTATGTGACGGAGGAGCTGCCGGCGCTGATCGCCGCGCATTTCCCGGCCGATATGGCGCGGCAGGCGATCACCGGCCATTCGATGGGCGGCCATGGCGCGCTGACCATCGGCCTGACCTTCCCCGAGCGCTTCCGCTCGATCTCGGCCTTCGCGCCGATCGTGGCGCCGTCGCAGGTGCCCTGGGGCCAGAAGGCGCTTCCCGGCTATCTGGGGAATGACCGGGCAGCCTGGCGGCGCCACGATGCGGTCGCCCTGATCGAGGATGGCGCACGGGTGGCGGAACTGCTCGTCGACCAAGGCGAAGCCGACGGTTTCCTGGCCGATCAGCTCAAGCCCGAATTGCTGGCGGCCGCCTGCGCCGATGCGGGGATCGACCTCACGCTTCGGCTGCAGCCGGGCTACGACCACAGCTATTATTTCATCTCGAGCTTCATGGACGACCATCTACGCTGGCACGCGGCACGTCTTGCATGA
- a CDS encoding nucleotidyltransferase domain-containing protein: protein MNDRMQAHALLLLDLIAVERPIDASRFDALDDTAWNEVLRMARQHRLEPLLGQRLEKDPGCFPRLIADRMGERRRAQALAGLRAAAELERLRTLFLEAGIPFAALKGAYLGRAAYPRPELRPLRDIDILVPRDRAVEAWRLLESKGYSQIEQSQGSPESALDFLHQMPPARSPATGMAVEVHFRLFHDRDRGEGYEPSEDPLFWDRLVRLGEPGREIAYPSPTDTLLHLIEHAAYGHAFDNGPLLLSDIAWLIRSGGVDWSLFWSLADRAHCRHGALLSFALTRRYWPDVDIAEPDYGPDSSSVPVALVDATGIIMLQDSSRRKDLKLSLQARLRRRSGNLPAFLLGRLFPSRLEMANMYPVDPASPRMPLFYARRLWEIGTRRRPGLIGQRLDRTNGSVEHIDGAIVDHMLAVHDWLEQHDAATAVH, encoded by the coding sequence GTGAACGATCGCATGCAGGCCCATGCGTTGCTGCTGCTCGACCTGATCGCGGTTGAACGGCCGATCGATGCTTCTAGATTCGATGCGCTCGATGACACGGCATGGAACGAGGTGCTGCGCATGGCACGCCAGCATCGGCTCGAACCCTTGCTCGGGCAAAGATTGGAAAAGGACCCCGGCTGCTTTCCCCGCCTGATCGCCGATCGGATGGGCGAGCGGCGGCGAGCCCAGGCCTTGGCAGGACTGCGCGCCGCAGCGGAGCTGGAACGGCTGCGCACACTCTTCCTCGAGGCCGGCATACCCTTCGCCGCATTGAAGGGCGCCTATCTCGGCAGGGCCGCCTATCCCCGGCCCGAACTCCGGCCGCTGCGCGACATCGACATCCTCGTCCCACGCGATCGCGCGGTCGAGGCATGGCGCCTGCTGGAGTCGAAGGGCTACAGCCAGATCGAGCAGAGCCAGGGCAGCCCGGAATCAGCGCTCGACTTCCTGCACCAGATGCCGCCGGCTCGCTCGCCTGCGACCGGCATGGCAGTGGAAGTCCATTTCCGCCTCTTCCACGATCGCGATCGCGGCGAGGGCTATGAACCGAGCGAAGATCCTCTTTTCTGGGATAGGCTGGTGCGGCTGGGAGAGCCGGGCCGCGAAATCGCTTATCCGTCGCCTACCGACACGCTGCTTCACCTCATCGAACATGCGGCCTATGGCCACGCTTTCGACAACGGGCCGCTTCTGCTCAGTGACATCGCCTGGCTGATCCGAAGCGGCGGGGTAGACTGGTCGCTCTTCTGGTCACTCGCCGACCGGGCGCATTGTCGCCATGGCGCCCTGCTGAGCTTCGCCCTGACGCGCCGCTATTGGCCGGACGTCGACATTGCCGAACCGGATTATGGTCCTGATTCGTCTTCGGTGCCCGTTGCGCTGGTCGATGCGACCGGGATCATCATGCTCCAGGACTCCAGTCGGCGCAAAGACCTCAAGCTATCCTTGCAAGCCCGGCTCCGGCGCCGCAGCGGCAATCTCCCGGCCTTTCTCCTCGGCCGCCTTTTTCCATCGCGGCTGGAGATGGCCAACATGTATCCGGTCGACCCCGCGTCGCCGCGCATGCCGCTGTTCTATGCGCGCAGGCTCTGGGAAATCGGGACCAGGCGCAGACCGGGCCTGATCGGCCAGCGCCTCGATCGCACCAACGGGTCCGTCGAGCATATCGATGGCGCCATCGTCGACCATATGCTGGCCGTTCACGACTGGCTCGAACAGCATGACGCGGCGACTGCGGTGCACTGA
- a CDS encoding OmpA family protein, translated as MRVNSKDRRVRFMMVMLALSASASLSAQQQRPADSNIVVDGVPLPDPSTMTEGPEIKGVISARTGNRLKVTSSDGTSTVIAVGDATRVKAASGLFGSNKKLGLDALLNGLPVTVKTLQPAGGMGNELYASQVNFRNADFKTASMIRNATDQRFEEQIAATEALRGRLGDIDKYNIKNTINVHFDTGKAELSAEDKAQLCQTASTAEATENALMLVVGYTDSTGPEEVNQQLSEKRAARVINYLQQACGWKPYRMLTPTGMATADPLAPNDTPEGKAQNRRVAVNILVSKSVDDL; from the coding sequence ATGCGTGTCAATTCCAAGGACCGGAGAGTCCGTTTCATGATGGTGATGCTGGCCCTGTCGGCTTCAGCCAGCTTGTCTGCTCAACAACAACGTCCTGCCGACTCGAATATTGTCGTCGATGGCGTTCCTCTTCCAGACCCTTCGACGATGACTGAAGGCCCTGAAATAAAGGGCGTCATCTCTGCGCGGACAGGCAACCGTCTGAAGGTTACGTCGTCGGACGGCACGAGCACCGTGATTGCCGTCGGTGATGCCACGCGGGTCAAGGCTGCGTCCGGGCTCTTCGGCAGCAACAAGAAGCTCGGCCTCGACGCGTTGCTCAACGGCCTGCCGGTGACCGTGAAGACGCTGCAGCCCGCCGGCGGCATGGGCAACGAGCTCTATGCGAGCCAGGTCAATTTCCGGAACGCCGATTTCAAGACCGCCTCGATGATCCGCAACGCCACCGACCAGCGCTTCGAGGAACAGATCGCCGCGACCGAGGCCCTGCGCGGCCGCCTCGGCGACATCGACAAGTACAACATCAAGAACACGATCAACGTCCATTTCGACACCGGCAAGGCCGAGCTGTCGGCCGAGGACAAGGCGCAACTCTGCCAGACGGCGAGCACGGCCGAGGCGACCGAGAACGCGCTGATGCTGGTGGTCGGCTACACGGATTCGACCGGTCCCGAAGAGGTCAACCAGCAGCTGAGCGAGAAGCGCGCCGCGCGGGTGATCAACTATCTGCAGCAGGCCTGCGGTTGGAAGCCCTATCGGATGCTCACCCCGACCGGCATGGCGACCGCCGATCCCCTGGCGCCGAACGACACGCCCGAGGGCAAGGCGCAGAACCGCCGCGTTGCCGTCAACATTCTCGTGAGCAAGAGTGTGGACGATCTCTGA
- a CDS encoding MFS transporter, whose translation MDRDLSQLESLGDLPEPPDARDDGAVAGMRRGEPDFARARAALFLAGFATFSLLWCTQPLLPAFAVHFGLSAPTSALAQSVTAGAIAGSSMAAAALSQLVTRRRLMFGAMFIAALLNLAAAVAPGWSTLLLARFLQGVALGGVPVVAMAYLAEEIDGRDLARAVGLYVAGTAFGAMVGRVAVGVIADLFDWQGAMAVVGGVDLAAAVGFYLLLPISRHFRPSRAFAIAEHLGRWREQFRSPALRRLFAIGFVLTSVFVVPFNYAGFRLTRPPYLLGQAEISLIFLTYVFGIASSAQAGNLTARLGARRALAASIAVMTLGMTISLAEPLWSFIVGIVFVTMGFFASHAIASGEVGRQAGGAKAHAASLYLLFYYAGVTFTGWGAGWFWEHGGWLALTVATGIIGTLGVWLSLGQSD comes from the coding sequence GTGGACAGGGACCTCAGTCAGCTCGAATCGCTCGGCGATCTGCCGGAGCCGCCGGATGCACGGGACGATGGCGCAGTTGCCGGGATGCGGCGAGGCGAACCTGACTTTGCGAGGGCGCGTGCCGCGCTCTTTCTGGCCGGCTTCGCCACCTTTTCGTTGTTGTGGTGCACCCAGCCGCTCCTGCCTGCCTTTGCTGTTCATTTCGGACTGAGCGCGCCGACCAGCGCGCTGGCCCAGTCGGTTACGGCTGGCGCGATCGCCGGATCGAGCATGGCCGCTGCGGCTCTCTCTCAGCTGGTGACGCGACGGCGGCTGATGTTCGGAGCCATGTTCATCGCGGCCCTTCTGAACCTGGCGGCAGCCGTCGCGCCGGGCTGGTCAACCCTGCTGCTTGCGCGGTTTCTGCAGGGGGTCGCCCTGGGCGGCGTGCCCGTGGTGGCGATGGCCTATCTCGCCGAGGAGATCGACGGGAGGGACCTCGCTCGGGCGGTCGGCCTCTATGTTGCCGGGACAGCGTTCGGCGCGATGGTCGGCCGCGTTGCGGTTGGCGTCATCGCGGACCTGTTCGACTGGCAGGGCGCGATGGCCGTGGTGGGCGGCGTCGATCTGGCAGCGGCCGTTGGCTTCTATCTGCTCTTGCCAATATCCCGGCATTTCCGGCCATCGCGCGCTTTCGCGATTGCCGAACATCTTGGCCGCTGGCGCGAGCAGTTTCGCTCGCCGGCGCTCCGACGCTTGTTCGCAATCGGCTTCGTGCTGACCAGCGTCTTCGTCGTTCCGTTCAACTATGCGGGTTTTCGTCTTACGCGGCCGCCCTATTTGCTGGGCCAGGCCGAGATCAGTCTCATCTTCCTCACTTATGTGTTCGGCATCGCGTCATCAGCGCAGGCGGGCAACCTTACCGCGCGATTGGGAGCGCGTCGCGCGCTCGCCGCGAGCATCGCCGTGATGACCCTGGGCATGACGATCAGTCTTGCCGAGCCGCTTTGGTCCTTCATTGTGGGAATCGTCTTCGTGACGATGGGCTTCTTCGCCTCTCATGCCATTGCCAGCGGTGAAGTAGGACGACAGGCGGGGGGCGCCAAAGCCCATGCCGCGTCGCTTTACCTGCTCTTCTATTATGCCGGCGTGACCTTCACGGGCTGGGGAGCCGGATGGTTTTGGGAGCATGGGGGGTGGCTGGCCCTGACCGTTGCGACGGGCATCATCGGTACGCTCGGCGTATGGCTCAGTCTTGGACAGAGCGACTGA